CGCACACCGCCTGCGGCGTTGTCGTCGATCGACGTACATTCGTACGCCTTCACTCCTCCGCCTTGCAGCCGACGCGCCCCAGCACCTCAGCACCCGAGGGCGGCCGTGCGTCAGCGGTGCGCGGTCATGCGTAGTAGAGGGCGACGGGGCGGCCATCGATCTCGCGCACGTCGACCTCGGTGTCGTACACCTCACGCAGCACGTCCGGGCGCATGATTTCGCCGCATGAGGCGTCGGCGACGATCCGGCCCTCGCGCATGGCGACGATCCGGTCGCTGTAGGTCGCCGCGAAATTGATGTCGTGCAGCACGATGATGATGCGCTTGCCGAGCTCATTGGCCATGCGACGGATCAGCTTCATGATCTCGGTCATGTGCTTCAGGTCGAGGTTGTTGAGCGGCTCGTCCAGCAGCACGTACTTCGTGTCCTGCGCGAGCACCATCGCGATGAACGCCCGCTGTCGCTGCCCGCCCGACAGCTCGTCGAGGAAACGGCCGCGCAGCTCCGTCAGCGCGAGGTACGAAATCGCCTCGTCGACGCGGTCGCGGTCCTCCGTGGTGAGCCGTCCGCGCGAGTGCGGGAAGCGACCGAACTCGACGAGGTCCTGCACCGTCAGCCGCGCCGCGAGCTGGTTGTCTTGGCGCAGCACGGCGATGGTGCGCGCGAGCTGCTTCGACGACGCCGTCTGCA
The nucleotide sequence above comes from Microbacterium faecale. Encoded proteins:
- a CDS encoding iron ABC transporter ATP-binding protein, with translation MIVLTGATKRYNGNTVLDDVTTSFGEEGITSLIGPNGAGKSTLFGLVGRLIAPDGGSVTVDGLDVQTASSKQLARTIAVLRQDNQLAARLTVQDLVEFGRFPHSRGRLTTEDRDRVDEAISYLALTELRGRFLDELSGGQRQRAFIAMVLAQDTKYVLLDEPLNNLDLKHMTEIMKLIRRMANELGKRIIIVLHDINFAATYSDRIVAMREGRIVADASCGEIMRPDVLREVYDTEVDVREIDGRPVALYYA